A stretch of Streptomyces vietnamensis DNA encodes these proteins:
- a CDS encoding VanZ family protein — MVAFAVVLARLTLQPSPASEALIHADLRPGDSIRAYLGQPAFRDTVKQLGGNVLLGVPFGLLLPVVSPRTRGFVRIALLTVATMLLVELVQGALVQGRAFDIDDVLLDTTGALLGYVLVGRRLGRTVHPRRRGRWWSRRRA; from the coding sequence ATGGTGGCCTTCGCCGTCGTCCTCGCCCGGCTGACCCTCCAGCCGTCGCCGGCCTCCGAGGCACTCATCCACGCCGACCTCCGCCCGGGGGACTCGATCCGCGCCTACCTCGGGCAGCCCGCCTTCCGGGACACCGTCAAGCAGCTCGGCGGCAACGTTCTCCTGGGCGTGCCGTTCGGTCTGCTGCTGCCGGTCGTGTCACCCCGGACCCGTGGATTCGTACGGATCGCCCTGCTGACGGTGGCGACGATGCTCCTGGTCGAACTCGTCCAGGGCGCCCTGGTCCAGGGGCGCGCCTTCGACATCGACGACGTACTGCTCGACACCACCGGCGCGCTCCTCGGCTACGTCCTGGTGGGCCGCCGCCTGGGCAGGACCGTGCATCCACGGCGCCGCGGCCGATGGTGGTCGCGCCGCCGTGCCTGA
- a CDS encoding glutathione S-transferase family protein produces MTGDGSFERDRTYITTRITADGRDGFPVEAGRYRLVIARACPWANRSAIVRRLMGLEDVLSLGIAGPLHDERSWCFHLDPGGRDPVLGIETLREAYVRREPDYPSGITVPAIVDVPTGRVVTNDFERITLDLGSEWAAHQRDGAPDLYPEGWRDEIDDVADKVYRDVNDGVYQCGFATGQRAYDTAYQRLWARLDWLEERLARRRYLVGDTLTEADVRLFPTLVRFDAVYHGHFKCNRQKLTELPALWAYARDLFQTPGFGDTIDFAQIKAHYYVVHHDINPTGVVPRGPDTRGWLSPHGREQLGGRPFGDGTPPPPPPPPERVPRAGRAG; encoded by the coding sequence ATGACCGGTGACGGCTCGTTCGAGCGCGACCGCACGTACATCACGACCCGGATCACGGCGGACGGCCGGGACGGCTTCCCGGTGGAGGCCGGGCGCTACCGCCTCGTCATCGCGCGGGCCTGCCCGTGGGCGAACCGGAGCGCGATCGTCCGACGCCTGATGGGACTGGAGGACGTGCTTTCCCTGGGGATCGCCGGGCCCCTGCACGACGAGCGCAGTTGGTGCTTCCACCTGGACCCGGGCGGCCGGGACCCCGTCCTCGGCATCGAGACACTGCGGGAGGCGTACGTCCGCCGTGAACCGGACTATCCGAGCGGCATCACGGTGCCCGCGATCGTCGACGTCCCCACCGGCCGGGTGGTGACCAACGACTTCGAGCGGATCACGCTCGACCTGGGCAGCGAGTGGGCGGCCCACCAGCGGGACGGAGCGCCGGACCTCTATCCGGAGGGGTGGCGCGACGAGATCGACGACGTGGCCGACAAGGTGTACCGGGACGTCAACGACGGTGTCTACCAGTGCGGTTTCGCCACCGGCCAGCGGGCGTACGACACGGCGTACCAGCGCCTGTGGGCACGGCTGGACTGGCTGGAGGAGCGGCTCGCCCGCCGGCGCTATCTGGTCGGCGACACCCTCACCGAGGCCGACGTCCGCCTCTTCCCGACCCTGGTGCGCTTCGACGCCGTCTACCACGGCCACTTCAAGTGCAACCGGCAGAAACTGACCGAACTCCCGGCACTGTGGGCCTACGCACGGGACCTGTTCCAGACGCCCGGCTTCGGCGACACGATCGACTTCGCGCAGATCAAGGCGCACTACTACGTCGTCCATCACGACATCAACCCGACCGGGGTCGTCCCCCGGGGCCCGGACACCCGCGGCTGGCTCTCGCCGCACGGGCGGGAACAGCTCGGCGGCCGCCCGTTCGGCGACGGGACCCCGCCTCCGCCACCGCCTCCGCCCGAGCGCGTGCCGCGGGCGGGCCGGGCGGGCTGA
- a CDS encoding hemerythrin domain-containing protein: protein MNTRTAEQEDVVAVILKDHRTMEDLFRRMRSVEADRAAALKEFAALLIAHGEAEEAEVYGALKRFKGVDDEEVEHGAEEHAEGNEALLKLLEVEDVGSEEWDTRLEELVKAVDHHLDEEERTILNGARESVSDERRAELGRAFLEERAKQLASDCGSPENVRAIVHG, encoded by the coding sequence GTGAACACCCGTACGGCAGAACAGGAAGACGTCGTGGCGGTCATCCTCAAGGATCACCGCACCATGGAGGACCTCTTCCGGCGCATGCGCAGCGTCGAGGCCGACCGCGCCGCCGCACTGAAGGAGTTCGCGGCATTGCTCATCGCGCACGGCGAGGCCGAGGAAGCCGAGGTCTACGGAGCGCTCAAGCGCTTCAAGGGCGTGGACGACGAGGAAGTGGAGCACGGCGCCGAGGAGCACGCCGAGGGCAACGAGGCTCTCCTGAAGCTGCTCGAGGTGGAGGACGTCGGGTCCGAGGAGTGGGACACCCGCCTGGAGGAGCTGGTGAAGGCGGTCGATCACCACCTGGACGAGGAAGAGCGGACGATCCTCAACGGTGCCAGGGAGAGCGTCTCCGACGAGCGCCGGGCCGAGCTGGGCAGGGCGTTCCTGGAAGAGCGCGCGAAGCAACTGGCCTCGGACTGCGGCAGCCCGGAGAACGTGCGCGCGATCGTCCACGGATGA
- a CDS encoding catalase, with protein sequence MTDSRPSTTTDSGAPVESDEHSLTVGAGGPILMQDAYLIEQMAQFNRERIPERQPHAKGSGAFGHFEVTHDVSGYTKAALFQPGARTELVVRFSTVAGERGSPDTWRDPRGFAVKFYTSEGNYDMVGNNTPVFFVKDPMKFQHFIRSQKRRADNNLRDHDMQWDFWTLSPESAHQVTWLMGDRGIPRSWRHMNGYTSHTYMWINESGERFWVKYHFKTDQGIEFFTQHEADQMAAVDTDYHTRDLFEHIRDGAFPSWTLHVQVMPYEDAATYRFNPFDLTKVWPHGDYPLVPVGRMTLDRNPTDNHAEIEQAAFQPNNLVPGIGPSPDRMLLARLFSYADAHRHRIGANYQQLPVNAPVVDVHTYSKDGAMAFRKTADPVYAPNSKGGPAADTDRYGTPPSWVADGEITRAAYVSHPEDDDWGQPGTLVREVMDDAARDRLVDNVVGHLLNGVSEPVLERAFAYWTNIDKAVGERITQGVRAKADEKDPKAAEQGNPARRSMQEKA encoded by the coding sequence ATGACCGACAGCCGACCCTCCACCACGACCGATTCCGGCGCCCCGGTGGAGAGCGACGAACACTCGCTCACCGTGGGCGCGGGCGGTCCGATCCTGATGCAGGACGCCTATCTGATCGAGCAGATGGCGCAGTTCAACCGCGAACGCATCCCCGAGCGCCAGCCGCACGCCAAGGGCAGCGGCGCGTTCGGCCACTTCGAGGTCACCCACGACGTCAGCGGCTACACCAAGGCGGCACTGTTCCAGCCGGGCGCCCGCACCGAGCTGGTCGTCCGCTTCTCCACGGTGGCCGGCGAGCGGGGCAGCCCGGACACCTGGCGCGACCCGCGCGGCTTCGCGGTGAAGTTCTACACCAGCGAAGGCAACTACGACATGGTCGGCAACAACACGCCGGTGTTCTTCGTCAAGGACCCGATGAAGTTCCAGCACTTCATCCGGTCCCAGAAGCGCCGCGCGGACAACAACCTGCGCGACCACGACATGCAGTGGGACTTCTGGACCCTCTCCCCGGAGTCCGCCCACCAGGTCACCTGGCTGATGGGGGACCGCGGCATCCCGCGCTCCTGGCGCCACATGAACGGCTACACCTCGCACACGTACATGTGGATCAACGAGTCGGGTGAGCGGTTCTGGGTGAAGTACCACTTCAAGACCGACCAGGGCATCGAGTTCTTCACCCAGCACGAGGCCGACCAGATGGCGGCCGTCGACACGGATTACCACACGCGGGACCTGTTCGAGCACATCCGCGACGGTGCGTTCCCGAGCTGGACGCTGCACGTGCAGGTCATGCCGTACGAGGACGCCGCGACCTACCGGTTCAACCCGTTCGACCTCACCAAGGTGTGGCCGCACGGGGACTACCCGCTCGTCCCGGTCGGCCGCATGACGCTCGACCGGAACCCCACCGACAACCACGCCGAGATCGAGCAGGCCGCCTTCCAGCCGAACAACCTCGTCCCCGGCATCGGCCCCAGCCCCGACCGGATGCTGCTGGCCCGGCTGTTCTCGTACGCGGACGCCCACCGCCACCGCATCGGCGCCAACTACCAGCAGCTCCCGGTGAACGCGCCCGTCGTCGACGTCCACACGTACTCGAAGGACGGGGCGATGGCCTTCCGCAAGACGGCCGACCCGGTCTACGCCCCGAACTCCAAAGGCGGACCGGCCGCCGACACCGACCGCTACGGGACCCCGCCCAGCTGGGTGGCGGACGGCGAGATCACCCGGGCGGCCTACGTCTCCCACCCGGAGGACGACGACTGGGGTCAGCCCGGCACCCTCGTGCGCGAGGTGATGGACGACGCCGCCCGCGACCGTCTGGTGGACAACGTCGTCGGTCACCTGCTCAACGGCGTCTCCGAGCCCGTCCTGGAGCGTGCCTTCGCCTACTGGACGAACATCGACAAGGCCGTCGGCGAGCGCATCACCCAGGGCGTACGGGCCAAGGCCGACGAGAAGGACCCCAAGGCGGCCGAACAGGGCAACCCCGCCCGCCGCTCCATGCAGGAAAAGGCCTGA
- a CDS encoding mechanosensitive ion channel family protein has protein sequence MESVIRLAISVGGSALAAFAVCRAADLLARFADARHPETPLWGLLRRCRTPLYVVVLAVLLRWTYPMASPGRGPLEEHAGAVSRVLLLCLIGGGAWLAVRTVAAVVESSYARYAGRSRDAARLRRVRTQVTLIMRVVSVAVGVLAAAAALVTFPSFRTLGTSLLASAGIIGIVAGVAAQSTLSNLFAGFQIAFGDMVRIGDTVVVDGEWGVVEEVTLTFLTVRTWDERRVTLPVSYFTSRPFENWSRGGAEMTGSVFVHCDHSTPVALVRAHLREFLTTCDTWDGRGWDLAVTDTSPTGITVRAIVTAKDADDLWTTRCAVREELVGWLAREHPGALPKVVTAPAADAFDRPWENARAPRQRRLRQPARNSTRPGDTPSD, from the coding sequence ATGGAGAGCGTTATCCGACTGGCGATCTCCGTCGGCGGCTCGGCGCTGGCCGCCTTCGCCGTCTGCCGTGCGGCGGACCTGCTGGCACGGTTCGCCGACGCGAGGCATCCGGAGACCCCGCTGTGGGGGCTGCTGCGCCGCTGCCGCACGCCGTTGTACGTCGTCGTGCTGGCCGTCCTGCTCAGATGGACCTACCCGATGGCGTCGCCCGGACGGGGGCCGCTCGAAGAGCACGCGGGGGCGGTGAGCCGCGTCCTGCTGCTGTGCCTGATCGGCGGAGGCGCCTGGCTCGCGGTACGGACGGTCGCGGCCGTCGTCGAGTCCTCGTACGCGCGCTACGCCGGACGTTCACGCGACGCCGCCCGGCTGCGCCGGGTCCGTACCCAGGTCACCCTGATCATGCGGGTGGTGTCCGTCGCCGTCGGGGTGCTCGCCGCCGCCGCGGCCCTCGTCACCTTTCCCTCGTTCCGCACCCTCGGCACGTCCCTGCTCGCCTCGGCCGGCATCATCGGCATCGTGGCCGGTGTGGCGGCCCAGTCGACGCTGAGCAACCTCTTCGCCGGCTTCCAGATCGCCTTCGGTGACATGGTCCGGATCGGTGACACCGTCGTCGTGGACGGCGAGTGGGGTGTCGTGGAGGAGGTGACGCTCACCTTCCTCACGGTCCGGACCTGGGACGAGCGTCGCGTCACGCTCCCCGTCTCGTACTTCACCTCGCGGCCGTTCGAGAACTGGTCGCGCGGCGGCGCGGAGATGACGGGGTCGGTGTTCGTCCACTGCGACCACTCGACACCGGTCGCGCTCGTCCGGGCGCACCTCAGGGAGTTCCTCACGACGTGCGACACCTGGGACGGGCGGGGCTGGGACCTCGCCGTCACCGACACCTCACCGACCGGCATCACGGTGCGGGCGATCGTGACCGCCAAGGACGCCGACGACCTGTGGACGACCCGTTGTGCCGTACGGGAGGAGCTCGTCGGCTGGCTCGCGCGGGAGCATCCGGGCGCCCTCCCCAAGGTCGTCACCGCTCCCGCGGCGGACGCCTTCGACCGGCCGTGGGAGAACGCCCGGGCGCCGCGGCAGCGACGCCTCCGTCAGCCCGCCAGGAACTCCACCCGGCCGGGGGACACGCCCTCGGACTGA
- a CDS encoding SDR family NAD(P)-dependent oxidoreductase, with protein MKLSASGRRVLVSGASRGLGRAVAQAFAANGDRVAVHFGSRAEEARVTLESLSGTGHTLVGGDLADPAGAVTVVDTASEALGGIDVLVNNAAVNLRHPLPETPYEEWVAVWQQHVSVNLLAAANLSHLAARRMIDQGSGGRIVNIGSRGAFRGEPDHPAYGATKAAVHALGQSLAVSLAPYGIAVASVAPGFFATERVSSRLEGAEGAAIRAQSPFDRVAEPAEIAAAVLWLASPAAEWSSGTILDLNGASHLRS; from the coding sequence ATGAAACTGTCCGCTTCTGGCCGCCGTGTTCTCGTCAGTGGTGCCTCCCGGGGGCTGGGCAGGGCGGTCGCCCAGGCGTTCGCGGCCAACGGCGACCGGGTCGCCGTCCACTTCGGCTCGCGCGCCGAAGAGGCCCGCGTCACCCTCGAATCCCTGTCCGGAACGGGCCACACCCTGGTCGGAGGCGACCTCGCGGACCCGGCGGGGGCCGTGACCGTGGTCGACACGGCGTCCGAGGCGCTCGGCGGGATCGACGTACTGGTCAACAACGCGGCGGTGAACCTCCGCCACCCCCTCCCCGAGACCCCGTACGAGGAGTGGGTGGCGGTCTGGCAGCAGCACGTGTCCGTGAACCTGCTCGCCGCCGCCAACCTGAGCCATCTCGCGGCCCGGCGGATGATCGACCAGGGTTCGGGCGGCCGCATCGTGAACATCGGCTCCCGGGGGGCCTTCCGCGGCGAACCCGACCACCCGGCCTACGGAGCGACCAAGGCCGCCGTCCACGCGCTCGGCCAGTCCCTCGCGGTCTCGCTCGCCCCGTACGGGATCGCCGTCGCCTCGGTCGCGCCCGGGTTCTTCGCCACCGAGCGGGTCTCGTCCCGCCTGGAAGGAGCCGAGGGAGCCGCGATCCGTGCCCAGAGCCCGTTCGACCGGGTGGCCGAGCCCGCCGAGATCGCGGCGGCCGTCCTGTGGCTCGCGTCCCCCGCGGCGGAATGGTCGTCGGGAACGATCCTCGACCTCAACGGGGCGTCGCACCTCCGTAGCTGA
- a CDS encoding PP2C family protein-serine/threonine phosphatase, which produces MNFPLPDTADALKGMIGREVSSLRAAVRRTSEGPGDGPGGTALASPLQSLSVLPPKAETDGISPCLCSTHDPDGSGVCTVLPAIPGSAVLLEPVSDEAGVVLDFRIVAGNRVRSADWLEAPDRQVGQRFLEARPGAAHSGLLAALTEVADSGRPLDGRVVDYTEQRLGRIHRAPLLYSAARCGEQVLATWRPVGSPADVLTIDAQYLASMGWGNWDLLSGTVTWSEGLTRIFHADVRMPWSLEQLCDALLADDLTAFSEFLSSVLAGEEPAWTRIRFLVLGEVRTLDLLGRPVAGTDGRPWAINLVARDLTPQIRSRRRLAETERESDRLRRQTEAERQVADALREALLPTYSEALAAVGLTVAASYRPAEPDSAVGGDWYKCRLLPDGRVLVAIGDASGHGLDAVARMAQQRHALAGLAQTGASAGEITTWLNELVCSDPAGQTATVVAGHIDRDKILHWACAGHPAPLLLRDGGAEPLGAEVRGPLLGALPGYAYETTSTPLRPGDLLVLYTDGMVERRDEDLAVGIDRLTQAVTSSSTREPQALIDALVADLELAGHGDDACVLAIRVD; this is translated from the coding sequence ATGAATTTTCCCCTGCCCGACACCGCCGACGCCCTCAAGGGCATGATCGGCCGCGAGGTCTCGTCCCTGCGCGCCGCGGTGCGTCGCACCTCGGAGGGTCCAGGGGACGGGCCGGGCGGTACGGCCCTGGCGTCGCCGTTGCAGTCCCTGTCCGTCCTGCCGCCCAAGGCCGAGACCGATGGGATCTCGCCGTGTCTGTGCAGTACGCACGACCCGGACGGCAGCGGGGTGTGTACGGTGCTCCCGGCGATCCCGGGTTCGGCCGTGCTCCTGGAGCCCGTGTCGGACGAGGCAGGGGTCGTTCTGGACTTCCGGATCGTGGCCGGCAACCGCGTGCGGTCGGCGGACTGGCTGGAGGCTCCGGACCGACAGGTCGGCCAGCGGTTCCTGGAGGCGCGGCCCGGCGCCGCGCACTCCGGACTGCTGGCGGCCCTCACCGAGGTGGCGGACTCCGGCAGGCCCCTCGACGGGCGCGTGGTCGACTACACGGAGCAGCGCCTCGGGAGAATCCATCGGGCTCCCCTGCTGTACTCCGCCGCCCGGTGCGGCGAGCAGGTCCTGGCCACGTGGCGACCCGTGGGGAGCCCGGCGGACGTGCTGACCATCGACGCGCAGTACCTGGCGTCCATGGGGTGGGGAAACTGGGACCTGCTGTCGGGAACGGTGACGTGGTCGGAGGGGCTCACCCGGATCTTCCACGCGGACGTGCGCATGCCGTGGTCGCTGGAGCAGCTGTGCGACGCACTGCTGGCGGACGATCTGACGGCGTTCTCCGAGTTCCTGTCCTCGGTCCTCGCGGGCGAGGAGCCCGCTTGGACCAGGATTCGTTTCCTCGTTCTCGGCGAGGTGCGCACACTTGACCTGCTGGGGCGGCCGGTGGCGGGGACGGACGGCAGGCCGTGGGCGATCAATCTGGTGGCCCGCGATCTCACACCGCAGATCCGCAGTCGGCGGCGCCTGGCCGAGACGGAGCGGGAATCGGATCGGCTGCGACGGCAGACCGAGGCCGAGCGCCAGGTCGCGGACGCGCTGCGCGAGGCTCTCCTTCCCACGTACTCGGAGGCGCTCGCCGCCGTCGGCCTGACGGTGGCGGCGTCGTACCGCCCGGCCGAGCCGGACTCGGCGGTGGGTGGCGACTGGTACAAATGCCGTCTGCTGCCGGACGGCCGGGTGCTTGTGGCGATCGGCGACGCGTCGGGGCACGGTCTGGACGCCGTGGCCCGGATGGCACAGCAGCGGCACGCCTTGGCCGGGCTGGCGCAGACGGGGGCGTCCGCCGGCGAAATCACCACCTGGCTGAACGAGCTGGTGTGCAGCGACCCGGCCGGGCAGACGGCCACCGTGGTGGCCGGGCACATCGACCGGGACAAGATCCTGCACTGGGCCTGCGCCGGCCATCCGGCCCCGCTGCTGCTGCGTGACGGAGGCGCGGAGCCACTCGGCGCCGAGGTCCGCGGCCCGCTTCTCGGCGCCCTGCCGGGTTACGCGTACGAGACCACGTCGACGCCGTTGCGCCCGGGCGATCTGCTGGTGCTGTACACCGACGGTATGGTCGAGCGCCGGGACGAGGACCTGGCCGTCGGCATCGACCGGCTGACGCAGGCGGTGACGTCGTCGTCCACGCGCGAACCGCAAGCGCTGATCGACGCGCTGGTCGCCGACCTGGAACTCGCGGGCCACGGGGACGACGCGTGCGTGCTGGCGATCCGGGTGGACTGA
- a CDS encoding SsgA family sporulation/cell division regulator, with product MSDSSRHETTRPTAAAPVRSWHTTARQVQGGMGLPVPATFHYDPADPWAVHIVFRLPPGRVVDWIFSRELLRSGTRVLSGEGDVRLWPLRDGGREGRVHMRLGQAGAFAVVDVDRAGLRTWLDETYVAVPEGAEAARIDWGAETSQLFARP from the coding sequence ATGTCCGATTCGAGCCGGCACGAGACCACCCGGCCGACCGCGGCGGCCCCCGTGCGGTCGTGGCACACAACCGCACGTCAGGTCCAGGGCGGAATGGGCCTGCCCGTCCCCGCCACGTTCCACTACGACCCCGCCGACCCCTGGGCGGTGCACATCGTGTTCCGGCTTCCGCCGGGCCGGGTCGTCGACTGGATCTTCTCCCGGGAGCTGCTGCGCTCCGGGACACGTGTCCTGAGCGGCGAAGGCGACGTCCGGCTGTGGCCGCTGCGCGACGGTGGCCGGGAAGGGCGCGTCCACATGCGGCTGGGCCAGGCCGGGGCGTTCGCCGTGGTCGACGTCGACCGCGCGGGTCTGCGGACCTGGCTGGACGAGACGTACGTCGCCGTGCCCGAGGGCGCGGAGGCCGCGCGGATCGACTGGGGGGCCGAGACCTCCCAGCTCTTCGCCCGCCCGTAG
- a CDS encoding WhiB family transcriptional regulator, giving the protein MLDSWRARAACQDVDPDLFFPVGTGAPALIQAEEAKEICRGCPVREECLRWAMDDSHQVTGVWGGLREDERQSLKRRARRRADRAN; this is encoded by the coding sequence ATGCTGGACAGCTGGCGTGCACGTGCGGCCTGCCAGGATGTCGACCCCGACCTCTTCTTCCCGGTCGGGACGGGCGCACCGGCGCTGATCCAGGCCGAGGAGGCCAAGGAGATCTGCCGGGGCTGCCCCGTACGCGAGGAGTGCCTGCGCTGGGCCATGGACGACTCCCACCAGGTGACGGGAGTGTGGGGCGGCCTGCGCGAGGACGAGCGGCAATCCCTGAAGCGCAGGGCGCGTCGCCGCGCCGACAGGGCGAACTGA
- a CDS encoding aldo/keto reductase, with translation MTLPEKTDDRLLLGCMGLGGGWDAEPHTAADIDAAEAAVAAALDSGITAFDHADIYRRGKSEAVFGEVLARSAGLRERITLQTKCGIRLADGDRPGLYDLRGSSVVRRVEESLERLRTDVLDVLLLHRPDPLADPADIGDALTSLHRQGLVRRFGVSNMNAAQIARLQAHMDLPLVANQLEMSLHRRAWLEDGVLVNTPESAANGFPAGTVEHCLTHNIELQAWGALAQGRYTGARGTRQEAVTAALVTSLAKAKGTTPETIVLWWLRRHPARIVPVIGTSNPARIRACRDAATAGPDLSHDEWYALWISARGAALP, from the coding sequence GTGACCCTTCCCGAGAAGACCGACGACCGCCTCCTCCTCGGCTGCATGGGCCTGGGAGGAGGCTGGGACGCGGAGCCCCACACGGCCGCCGACATCGACGCGGCGGAGGCCGCCGTCGCGGCGGCGCTGGACAGCGGCATCACCGCGTTCGACCATGCCGACATCTACCGGCGCGGAAAGTCGGAAGCCGTCTTCGGCGAGGTGCTGGCCCGTTCGGCGGGACTCCGTGAGCGGATCACGCTGCAGACCAAGTGCGGCATCCGGCTGGCCGACGGGGACCGGCCCGGCCTCTACGACCTGCGGGGCTCCTCCGTCGTCCGCAGGGTCGAGGAGAGCCTGGAGCGGCTGCGCACCGACGTCCTCGACGTCCTCCTTCTGCACCGCCCCGACCCGCTGGCCGACCCCGCCGACATCGGCGACGCCCTGACCTCGCTCCACCGGCAGGGGCTCGTCCGCCGATTCGGCGTCTCGAACATGAACGCCGCGCAGATCGCCCGGCTCCAGGCCCACATGGACCTGCCGCTCGTGGCCAACCAGCTGGAGATGAGCCTGCACCGGCGCGCCTGGCTGGAGGACGGCGTCCTCGTCAACACCCCGGAGTCCGCGGCCAACGGGTTCCCCGCCGGTACCGTCGAGCACTGCCTCACCCACAACATCGAGCTCCAGGCGTGGGGAGCGCTGGCCCAGGGGCGCTACACGGGGGCGCGGGGGACCCGGCAGGAGGCGGTCACTGCCGCGTTGGTGACCTCGCTCGCCAAGGCCAAGGGCACCACGCCGGAGACGATCGTGCTGTGGTGGCTGCGGCGCCATCCGGCCCGGATCGTCCCCGTGATCGGGACGTCGAACCCGGCGCGCATCCGTGCCTGCCGGGACGCCGCGACGGCCGGACCCGACCTGAGCCACGACGAGTGGTACGCCCTGTGGATCTCCGCCCGGGGCGCCGCTCTGCCATAG
- a CDS encoding PRC-barrel domain-containing protein, which translates to MTEHVWSYKPTSGHLAGTDLTGYKVEAIDGGIGKVDKHSDEIGDAYLVVDTGVWIFGKEVLLPADTVVRIDVDERKIFVDRTKEEIKDAPEFHRDKHLGDPDYRHELGTYYGLGGPFGGRIV; encoded by the coding sequence GTGACTGAGCACGTGTGGAGCTACAAGCCGACCTCGGGTCACCTGGCCGGTACCGATCTGACCGGCTACAAGGTCGAGGCGATCGACGGCGGCATCGGGAAGGTGGACAAGCACTCCGACGAGATCGGCGACGCCTACCTGGTCGTGGACACCGGAGTATGGATCTTCGGCAAGGAGGTCCTCCTTCCGGCCGACACCGTGGTGCGGATCGACGTGGACGAACGGAAGATCTTCGTCGACCGGACCAAGGAGGAGATCAAGGACGCGCCCGAGTTCCACCGCGACAAGCACCTCGGGGACCCGGACTACCGCCACGAGCTGGGCACGTACTACGGCCTGGGAGGCCCGTTCGGCGGCCGGATCGTCTGA
- a CDS encoding integrase: MPNPTQVARLLTAVGKQRGRGPHLEAFFGCMYYAAMRPAEVIHLQISRCHLPKTGWGMLNLSGGVVTAGKEWTDDGAVHEVHSLKRRAVKATRPVPIPPSFVHTLRKHVDRFGVAPDGRVFRNAAGGYVDAAAHGKTWERARKKVLAPHEQPTLLAKRPYDLRHAGISFWLHSGVDPAECARRAGQSIQVLFQYYAKFLDGLQEHSNRLIEESMQEWSRRSGTAAPRAEPQSGPCMARNCWSGLGYGWDELGEEGYFDASPAGRLECSKKAPDPGKPQVRRLFSCR, encoded by the coding sequence GTGCCGAACCCGACCCAGGTGGCTCGCCTGCTGACCGCTGTGGGCAAACAACGGGGACGTGGCCCGCACCTTGAGGCGTTCTTCGGCTGCATGTACTACGCGGCCATGCGTCCGGCGGAGGTCATCCACCTGCAGATCTCACGGTGCCATCTGCCGAAGACGGGCTGGGGCATGCTCAACCTGAGCGGAGGTGTCGTCACGGCCGGCAAGGAGTGGACGGACGATGGCGCGGTCCACGAAGTGCACTCCTTGAAGCGGCGAGCCGTCAAGGCCACACGTCCCGTGCCGATACCGCCGTCGTTCGTGCACACACTGCGAAAACACGTCGATCGCTTCGGCGTTGCGCCCGATGGCCGAGTGTTTCGCAATGCGGCCGGCGGCTACGTTGACGCAGCGGCCCATGGCAAGACGTGGGAGCGGGCGCGCAAGAAGGTCCTGGCTCCCCATGAGCAGCCGACGCTCCTCGCCAAGAGGCCCTATGACCTCCGGCACGCCGGGATCTCGTTCTGGCTGCACTCCGGCGTGGATCCTGCCGAATGCGCGCGCCGGGCCGGCCAGAGCATCCAAGTGCTCTTCCAGTACTACGCCAAGTTCCTGGACGGTCTTCAGGAGCATTCCAACCGGCTCATCGAGGAGTCGATGCAGGAGTGGAGCCGGCGCAGCGGGACAGCAGCCCCAAGGGCTGAGCCGCAATCTGGCCCGTGTATGGCCCGGAACTGCTGGTCAGGACTGGGATACGGGTGGGATGAACTGGGAGAAGAGGGGTATTTCGACGCCTCCCCCGCGGGAAGGCTCGAGTGCTCCAAGAAGGCGCCTGACCCGGGGAAACCCCAGGTCAGGCGCCTCTTTTCGTGCCGCTAG